tggggagataactcttacaacgtaaagtatttggttacgcagttgtcagttttaaaagcgCATACgctttacgatatcatattccaaatatctaagcgacatcttttgaaacgtCAAtattacgcaagaaaaaaattaggcggatgaaaaaaaaaataataatcagaacaaaatcaataggtctttccacggaaaggtggaaagacctacaaaTATTGAAGGAAAATCCTCAAAACGATCTACTGAAAAACTGTTTCACATGACGAATTTCGTTGATAAAGATATGAAGATATTAATCAAAGAATACAGAGTATAATCAAAGAAAACAGAGTATTCTTTTGTCTCAGTAAAAGGAAAAAGGTTTGGTACcaataaaacgtttaatcccgctacaaatgtttgcacctgtcctaagtcaggaaactgatgtacagtagttgtcgtttgtttatgtaatttatacatgtttctcgtttttttatatagattggaccgatggtattcccgtttgaatggttttacacttgtaattttggggccctttatagcttgttgttcgttgtgagccaaggccccgtgttgaaggccgtaccttgacctatactagtaattgtttacttttataaattgttatttggatggcgagtggtctcattggcactcataccacatcttcctatacataTATAAGCAAACTGGAATATAGCATCGAGCACAACATGACTATATTCCATAAACAAAGTAGTAATCCTTGTATGAATACTtcattcttgttttatatcttTGATGGGTTTTTTTGTGTGTGCCCATCCATAATACTGTCGATAGAATGGACTAGGAGATTATTTGTATATCGATGAGAAAAACTTAAAGATACCATGCTATAATCTTGTGCGCAATAGGTGCGTTTCGTCAACCAAatagtgacactcgaatcaaagaGTTAAGAGAGAATTCTATAAATGCTTGACTGtaaatatttactttaatttgttttttatttgtttacatactAGCCAACAGAGTCTGAATCGTAAACGTGAAGGCCAAAACTTATAAAACCAACAATATATGGATCATAAGCATGACGGCAACgttttcaattaattttgatgttaACACcccttttgttttaatttacaaTTCATGTCGTTCCCTCTATAATTTGAAAACATGTAGGAGTTCAATAATGATACttcatgtaattatatatatactaatacaGAGTTGCCACTTGATCATACGGTATAGAAGTAGACAAATTAACATGAAAACTGCCAGCCAACAAATGAGCGCGTAAATGTAGAACGATATGATGATTCCAGTCCACTTAATTAGTTTTAATTATATGTGAACTATCCTTGACTCTCTTATGACTGCGTATTCTGATTTCTGTTACAAcaatatataacattaaagataaaaCAGAGAGAATAAGAACGAATGcatataaaagatatattttttggACCTAAAGCAAGTAATTACTCGACATGCTTTATATTTATGTTGATTTTAACATGTTCCCATCATTCCAAATGACGTTGCTCCATGATTTTGAACGCTTTTACCATAGGCACAAAACTGGTCCCTAGAATAAAAGAAAATACGCAAATGAAGGACATAGACAAAGTAAGTTAAATAACATCATTCATCACATTTTGACCAGCTAAAATCATACCGATGTTCGAATATCATAAATCAGCAAAAAAGGCAAATCATTGTGATAAACACAAACTTAgagaaatgtaaaataacaaaatactcaactccgacgaaaattcagaacagaaagttcctaatcaaatggcagtACCATAAGCTCTAACACATCAATCAAATGGATTACAACTGCTATAATCATGACTTGGTACGTGTGTATTTTCTTTtagaagaaaatggtggatttaaggTAGAACAATACAAAGATTGTATACCTCCAATTCCACCTGTTTTAAAAaagctgtaactttcttaataatgcttgaaaatctataaaagtggtatttatggatagctaacagattactctttcaaattaatgcaatgttagtattatacaacaattatgtaatcaattatgatgttaacaaaatttacaagaaatttccactttcaattgaaattatcttCTTCAATGATATCATGAGAGGGTTGATTTTATCATATGTTGTTCCTagagccattatctacaaaagggtgtctcagattttgaATAGAATGTATTGATCAAATTTCACACATAATCAAATATTATCTatttttatgtggttaggatgtttacactaagaagagatttatgagagaatggaatacgacAGCCATAATTTGAGACACTCTTTTGTAGCTCctgctgtgttgattaagatttcgtcaAAATTTCCTGTATAGCTATAGAGATGAAAGATCTAATTTCATTCAAGTGAACTAACCAAGATTTTGCCATtgataattgattacataatgattgcataacaaaaatattgcattcatttaaaagattaatcttttatctatctaaatatataaaattgagaaaggaaatggggaatgtgtcaaagcgacaacaacccgaataCCTCTTTTATTCATTGATATGCAGTCTTAAGAAagtaacagcattttaaaggttggaGATTGGAAGTAAaacaatctttgtattgtgctaccataagctagctaaacctccaacTTGTATGacacattatattgacaacgatatgtgaacaaaacaaacaataactCCAAACGGTCGGTTGCATCGACAGATATTCGTTTCCTTATATGAATGCATCACCCGCCATGCGAATCCACACTCGGTCATAATGTCAAAAACGGCAAAAAGAACACAATCGgttattacaaattatttataacGATTTAGAGTATCTTGAGACTGCGGAAACGTGTCGCTAGTGATTTTGAGACATTGACAATTCGAAGCGATCAATTTGCAATTATCACGTTTGTTATACATTCTAGTTTGAAGTTGGCAACCCCTAGCTTTTTACACCGAGtaaaatattaagataaattAGACCTTCTAGCTTCAAGAAACCATGTTTCTTTCGAAGATATATGAGATACATTTTAGTTATTGAGTGACATGACATCATCGATATATATGAaagtgaaaaaaacaaactttctatgatttgattgaatttttttttatatatttaattctgCTTCAATACAATTACTAGTCGGCCAGGATGGGTCGCCAAATAAGTACCAAATAGCAACAGATATGTTGCTGATATATAAAATTCCAGCATTTTTATATCATcttctttgtatttgttttggagTCAATGCAGTTTTAACAAAGTAAGTAAATATAAACcagttattaaaaaaagatattcgCATATTTCCATAATAATATTGATGAAAGATGTTTTCGTCAGGGTAGATATATGCATATCAGTTAGATGAACACATAAACTCAATGAAATAGAAATACATGAGTTCATCAATTTCAACTGGAGATACAAACATTCCGCTATTTATGCACGTGCTTAATTTGACTTACATGCGGTGTAGTCTCGATTTTAGGCGTAATTTCTCAGAAttttgttggagcagttttttTGTAAGGAGCACacacatgaaaatgaagtcaacaTAATGGAAACATGCCCAATTGGAAATTTGCAATTATCACGTTTGTTATACATTCTAGTTTGAAGTTGGCAACCCCTAGCTTTTTACACCGAGtaaaatattaagataaattAGACCTTCTAGCTTCAAGAAACCATGTTTCTTTCGAAGATATATGAGATACATTTTAGTTATTGAGTGACATGACATCATCGATATAtatgaaagtgaaaaaaaacaaactttctatgatttgattgaatttttttttatatatttaattctgCTTCAATACAATTACTAGTCGGCCAGGATGGGTCGCCAAATAAGTACCAAATAGCAACAGATATGTTGCTGATATATAAAATTCCAGCATTTTTATATCATcttctttgtatttgttttggagTCAATGCAGTTTTAACAAAGTAAGTAAATATAAACcagttattaaaaaaagatattcgCATATTTCCATAATAATATTGATGAAAGATGTTTTCGTCAGGGTAGATATATGCATATCAGTTAGATGAACACATAAACTCAATGAAATAGAAATACATGAGTTCATCAATTTCAACTGGAGATACAAACATTCCGCTATTTATGCACGTGCTTAATTTGACTTACATGCGGTGTTTTTCAGCTTCTAGTAAGGACAATCCCATGAGTGACCATGCATTTGGATAAGCCCATCCAAGCAAAAGGTTTGCTGTTTTATCATATCTCAAAGCTACAGCAGTGACATTTCCAATATCTTTGTTAGTTGTAAAAAATTTCGTCATTGTATTGCCATTCGAAAGTACTTCTTCGTTTCTGAAACGATAAAAAGTGATTACAGGAAACTGTATAACGAAACATGTTAACTAAGTACAGCATGCATATTTACTTAACTACACGTCATCTGTGTACGTTTCTTTTACATTGATAACGTATAATCGACAAAAACAATTCATTCGGTGATTGATTTGGAAACTAGTGGCTGCTAATataacatgtggagcaggatctgtctATCCTTTctgagcacctaagatcacccccagtttttaatgaggttcgtgttgcttatagtctttagttttctatgttgtgtcttgtaatactattatttgtctgtttgtcttttcttttttagccatggcgttgtcgatttattttcgatctattagTTTCGCTGttgctctggtatctttcgcccctcttttaaggtTTTGGTTTCTGAAGTTTACGGAACGTGACCTTGAAAAAACTCAAACGCAGAATAACTTGAGGGATGTTGAGATGAGCACGTGTGTATAGATTGAAATGATAAAGCACGatatttattatgttattttttaaatatttttcgtcATTCGATTTCATCATTGttaaaatcttttctttttactttattttctttcagaatcGGTTAAATAATGCAATCTATCTTCCGTGTTCGTTTATTTTGTTCATCGATTCCCTATTTTCTGgaattatatacaaatatgtaaTTAATTGCCGGTATATTAACTGTTTACCCAGACTTGAACATTTGCATCCGTTTAAATTTGAATTGTCGCTGTAATAATGAGATCACGTACAACATTTCCCGGAGTTTTATCCTTTAAGACTATAGAATTATTGAATTAAAGACCATATTTTTCTGAGAACTTCACAATATTTATTCTATGACGTCATTTACTTGATTTATAACCGATGTTACCATTTCCTCCTTTCTATGTTACAATGCTTATTAATCAGTGAATATAAGTTATTGCCATTTGGAAGTTTTCCCTTATATAATCTTGCGCATATAGAAATCAAATTATAATCATTTCAAAcacgtaaaaaaataaaaaaaaagaatcaaagaCGGATCTGACTTACGGTGTCAATGAAATAGCATCTGTGTTTCCTTTTGATCCTTGTAGAACAACTGTTAATTTGCCGTCCATACTGTTATTCGCTGTTATATTCAGTTGGTAATGAAAGTCTGAGGAAAAAGTAATTATAACCTTATGTAATTTTGAGATTTTAATTTGCAATGGATGGTTTATAATATTAAGTACCAGTATGCTTTTAGAACATAGTTTTTGTATTATCATTGAACCAATTCTAAATACACCAAGGTCAAAGGTGTCGAATCTGTTCATCTCATTATAAGGTTGTAACGTAGAGGAGTCCGTTAATGGTGATATTATCGCGGCAACGTTTGTTGGTGAAATGATGTTGTCTATTGTCTATTTTACCCTTCTATTTCGGTTATTGTATTTCAAAAAAGATAATTCAGTCAAAACCAAATTCTtatgaaaaaacatttaaaataatatacaaaaacgTACATATCCGAAGTtaggagcatgtagttcagtggttgtcgatggTTGATATCTGTCGTATGTGTTTTTCGTAAATATAGTTATCCATTTAATCTTTGGTGTTctcatttaaattatttcattcactTCATTTGATTTCTTGTGGAAAGTTATCTCATAGACATTAATTCCACGCttccttatttgttttattaagacTTGAATCCCTTtaatgattgatttttaatataacCATTTTGTAAAATAGAGATGTGCATCAACTTTTTGAACAAAAGTCTACCGGCGGCCATTTTTTTGAAATCATAGTTCCAGTATTAACCAGTAAAACAAGTGaatctgtgagctactgctcTCTAACTATTCCTTAGCCCACTAAAAGTATAAGGTTCCAGTCATGAAGTTTTTtattgatgaatctgaaaacgcatcacacggtttAGCTGAGACATATAagccctgaaaccaaatttcagaaatcctaaGGTGGTTCTGCAGAAAGATGCAACGagaaatattcatgggacggactgacagacagaggtaaatcAGTATACCCCAACCTCTTTAAAGCGGAGGTTTAAAAAATATACTAATGATTGTTTATAAAATACTTACTGCAATATGGTGATGCAGCTTGTGTACTTAGATACATACTTCCACGAGAAGTTGACTTATCAGCATTATATCCCATGTAAGAACATCCGCCATCACAATATAAACAACGACCCTTGGAAAATTCTTCCTTACTAGTACACGGATATCCCATAAATGGACAGGTAGCCAGAATAGATTCAGTATAGTAGATATACGACCTTTCATGACTACAAGCCACAGAACCTTCACCGGCTGAAAAATAGTATATTGTATGATGGAATACTGATTTCATCTTCTTCCAAGATGTAATTCACAATTATATATGATTATGaaacattatctttttttttttaacactttcaCATCTGACGCTTATTAATAATGTGGGTGTCAACACATATTTCAAGGAAATGTATACCCTTAGTGCATTTATcttaaattttgagaaaatataaTCTTTAGATAACTATAAAACAACTGATTTTCCTCGGATTCTTTAATGCTTTGTTCGTACTCATAAAAATTGAGGATAAAATCCAAGTGTAGTCGCGACGTTTATTCAAATTTGCTTGATGTTTcgtttaattattttatacaaatccTTCGTGAAAATAGAATACTATACGCTATTTCAACGACATTGGAAATTCTTAACAATAGAGGTTATCACTTCATTATATAAATGTCTTACAAAAATCCAACAATAAGCTAACAATGATATTTATGTATTTGTAgtaaaccaaatttcaaaaaataccCAAAAGATCCAGTTGTGAGACAGAATGCCAAACTGTTTGTGTAATCTTGGAAAGAAGCCCAGCAGGACAACCAGGCTGTTCAGAACCGCCATTGGGATAAAAATCTACGTGTCCCATTGCTTGAGCTGCTCCCATTCCTAGACTTAAAATGCTGGAACCATCTGTATGAATAACATCAACAAAATCAGCGTCAGTGGGGTCCAGTCTGACTTTGATATCTGTTCCTTGGAAGTAAGGATCTGCTGGGTCAAGACctgaaaaataaacataaaatccTGTTATCAAtcaccaaatattttttttatttgttttggtaaTAATACAAAAGATGGTGAAACAAAGTTACGAACTGTTTTATAAAAGAGTGTTTGCAAATTCAAAACCGAAAACAAAGTTAAAGAGAAGGGCATATAGTATAGCTTTTCATACCCAAGCTTTGAATAAGAGAGATACATTCATTAATTTACAATGACTTCCTTACTACATTATGTTCTGCAAATATCAATGGAACAATATCCCCATTTTCAGGTGAGTATCAAATGCTGAGATAATAGACTAAAGGAATCGTTGAAGAGTCAGTTAATTTAACTTTGAAGTTATAGTTGGATATTTTTTTATCCCTAAAAATTTGGTTACTGCAAGATGATACTGAAAAAAACCCTATTTGaatggaccaaatttaaaaaaaaagaaggaaatcaaaacatttatgcctaaatttattttattaaaatatcaatttccAGTCGCACATTATACAATCGAATAACTTCTTTCAAGTACTTCACTTTTACCAACACATACTCTTTACGTGTAGATCATAGACAGAGAATAAAAGTAATCTCACCTGAGATTCTGGGCAAATGTGTCAACCTTTCGCCAGCATAACCTGCAACGTGTGCACCTAAACTATGACCAATCAAATGGAATTTATCAATTCCAGACTGATCTGCAGACACCATTACACTTATAAGTTTAGCAACCTGTGCCCCTACAACCCTTGTATTTGCAGCAGCTTCAGTGTACGGTGGTACCGCTCCATGCCCCCAATCAACAATGATTACGTTCATGTCTTCCTGCAAGAATAGCAGGAATTAGACTCAATGATCTTGTTTTACGGTGCATGCTGTCAGAAATTGTTCTGAGGTGCTCTGATAATTTATCAGTTTCATCTTTTTCTATCTTGCGATGCGTGTAACTTAATTTGACGCGTAATCACTTTCCCATTTTTCTTTAGTGTAATTTGCTGGATCACAGGGACTTCAGATAAACACATTTATACATGACGGGTTCACTATTGAATCCCCATATTGCACCACGATCAATAGATTAACAAAAGCAGAGAGAAGGAAGCGTGATAAAACTCAgttcagaaaaaaacatttgattaaacaGTATCAATACTACGCTCAAAAACACACCGAAAAGCAgagcaaaacaaaagattatCCTATCATTATGAAAGTCACTCACCACAACGATAGAGCAAAGATCATATATTACCAATATGGAAATCAAGCCGTCTTTAAATCATATATAGACCCTTATTATTCCACGAATTTTCAAACAGAAATCTAAAGTGATTATTGCAGGAAAACACAGTCTTGTGCTTTACATTAAGTATATCAGTTCTTGTACTTACATGTTGCTGTCTTCTATTCGTTTGAcgtctttgagcttttgattttgccatttgattaaggactttccgtttgaaattttccttggagttcattatttttaatttactttttagaTATTTCTTTTAGTAAtcattatttcttttattaattcaTATGATGGTTTTATTGACATGCTAATATAAATTTGGTACCTTTTTTAAGAATGCCCTGGCCATGTTTTGAAGCCATTGTCGATGGCCGTTATGGGTATATCCATGAATAATTATTTTCGTTTTCTTTGACCCATCAAAACTGGAGGCTCTGATAGAGGATACATTTTTATAATCAAGTATTTGCTCATCTGCCGTTGATGGTTTACTCctaaaacaatgaaatataatcTAATAAAGAAAcatattcttatattattttcTGGTGTTTAATGAAATATAATAGCATATTATATTCTGGTGAATAATGAAAGACAATTTCATATCATATTCTGGtgaataatgaaagaaaaaatttCATGTCATGTTCTGGTGAATAATGAAATACAAACTCTTATCACACTCTgttgtatttttttacttttttttaaaattttctatttgAGGATTCAGAAAGAAATACATATTTGTCAACGGGGTAATGTTTTTTTAGTTACTAAAATTATCGCCAAAACACCCAATCCTAAACAAATTAATCGTTATAAACATTTATATGCATGTTAATTATTTTCCACAGATGTCTCCGAAATAACGAATAAATTGTTAATTCATAACTGTGATGGATTCAGTATTTAAATTGTAGTTATAATTAGAAAGATTTCCGTAAGTGGCTGCTTGATATTGAGTTATTCCGCATAATacacatatctaaaaaaaaactgatagggtgtcttatttagaaaatatgaaaatctgaGTAAGATTGGATTAATATTAGTATTTAGGTGATTAAAACGCTCTAAAAATTCCACCAATCAgcatttaaaaaattaagaagaaaTAATAGGGCAATACAATGGACATCACCATGATCTAGAAAAAGGCAGCGACATTCCGCAAATATTGCACAATAAACTAAGGATATTGCAAAATGAACTCAACCAAAAGTTGGGTAACAACTGGATGCTTCGAAAGAATAGTCAGTTCTACTCCACTTGTGACACCCTTCGTGTTGGTTATGGCAAGTAGATATTTGGTGGTAAGTCGCTTTTGCAGACGTCAAAGATGAGGTAAAAAATATTAAGGTTAAGATCGATCGTGAGTCATAACAAAATCAGTATCCTCACGATAATTTTTAGTCTAAAGATTATTTTGCGAAACAGGCTTTAATGTGTTTAACTATTTTGACTTGTGCAATATTATTGACTCAAAATACGAAAGTAATGTTAGCATGATACAAGGAAAGATAAAAGGTATGACCTTGTATGGAGTTCAAATGTTGTTCTTATTTTATCAGGAGTATCAGGAAGAAGTACTATCGGTCGCTGTGCACTCCTAAATGGCGCCTCAGTACTGAAACAACCTAAATCGTCATAACATATGTGTCTGTTGATTTGATGATCGATTTGACTTCCAACTTGTGGAAGTTGGTCCAAAATGAAACctgaaaattaaaagtaaactatGTGTCAAATATCAGGTTGAGAAAGGTTAATAGGCATTGTTAATAAGGACTGCtatataaatatgatttattcTGATAGAAATGAACATGCTAATTCGTTTTTAATTCATCGCGTTATTGCTGGCagcattttttagtatttttatgttttatatatatatatatatatcaagatattTTTCAAGAAACAGATGTTAACAATCGTTCTTGTTTTACACAAATCAAACAAAATCCTGCAGAGAAAATTATATCTTCTATCACATTTTTGTCTCTTGTAAAAGAGTTTTCATATTTTCTTAGGAAAAACTAACAACAATTATATTTACCTGAACTGTatgaaactattaaaacaaaaatgaagatCGGAACGTGCATATTGGAATCCTTCTATTATGCAAGTTTAACAGAAAAGATTAGATAAAAACCGAGGCATTTAACCCTATACTACCTTAAGACGATTCTTATCTATTTCGACAAATTGTTCTATGTTGGTTTTCAATCATAACCTTATTCCTTAAATACGAAATTAAACACGAACAACGTACGTCACTTGCACTTTTGttataaagaatagaaatttaAGACAGACAGGTAGATACCAGAAACATACTATGTATACACATgccagagtctgagcttgatttgctatatgatataaaaactaaactgacgaaaaaaggtcatttattcaaaatcataaaatgcaaaaaatacattttgcaaataaaacatttgacataaaagttcatatttaatatgaaataataatacataattaatacgaaattacatcaactaatatcatatcaattgaataaatgacaaagaatagcaaaggtggggagaaaaatctgccaCCAATCCACTCTTAGGCTGAAAGAGTGGATCCGAAATCCACTCTAAGGCTGAAAGAGTGGATCCCCCACCCGAGGACTAGTAATAACATAGATGTAATACATCTATGTTAGTaaaccaattaaaacagaattatcttctctgctgtctgaaattattttattccgcttaattttcaattagcaaataaaattggttatCTTAATGTCACGAAGATCCTACGTTACAAAACATAATACGAATCTTTAATAAGCAcgtacattttaacaatttcaatttCAACTTGAAAGTTTATGCCTATTCTTACTGAAAGTTCTCTTAAAGTACgtttaaaatgtaattataatattTACTTTTATCAAACAGTTATGACATCTTACTTTTATACACAGCTCTGTTTCATGCATACTATAAACATATGACAAATTGAAACCACAACAGATAATCCATGATGTGCTAATGCTacttaaaagagaggcaaaatatactagagggacattcaatCTCATTAGTGGAAAGTAGACTGACagtaccatggctaaaaatgataaaTAGATACAGCAAACATAACACTAAGAAAACTAAAACAGTGCAACACGAACCGCACCAAAATCTTAAGGTTCTGCGGAATGGCAAGCAGATCCTACTCAATGTGTGACATCCACCATTTCCTCATTTTAGTAATAACCCTGTAGGattctaatttggtaggtcacattcgcaAAAAGGTGAAAAGGAGACGGGCTTGTAGTTATGACATTAGGAACAGTAAGGTAAGATTGTTGTGCGTAACAACTACTTAATATATCGGATTATAAATTCCAAAAGCTGATAGGCTCTCATTGTATGTGCTCCAGTACTGAAGTACACCAGATTTAGAATATAATTATCAATTAAAACGAAAACTTAAACCAatatgtaactttaaaaaaaatatatcttgatAAGACTCAAGAGACAATTCTTCTACATACTCTCTACAGAAATATTTAGTTATATTTGTCTTCCAAGGGGTTTCGTTCCTGAACCATGTGAATCAAGATATATATGATTGCATT
This sequence is a window from Mytilus edulis chromosome 1, xbMytEdul2.2, whole genome shotgun sequence. Protein-coding genes within it:
- the LOC139526161 gene encoding inactive pancreatic lipase-related protein 1-like; the encoded protein is MHVPIFIFVLIVSYSSGFILDQLPQVGSQIDHQINRHICYDDLGCFSTEAPFRSAQRPIVLLPDTPDKIRTTFELHTRSKPSTADEQILDYKNVSSIRASSFDGSKKTKIIIHGYTHNGHRQWLQNMARAFLKKEDMNVIIVDWGHGAVPPYTEAAANTRVVGAQVAKLISVMVSADQSGIDKFHLIGHSLGAHVAGYAGERLTHLPRISGLDPADPYFQGTDIKVRLDPTDADFVDVIHTDGSSILSLGMGAAQAMGHVDFYPNGGSEQPGCPAGLLSKITQTVWHSVSQLDLLAGEGSVACSHERSYIYYTESILATCPFMGYPCTSKEEFSKGRCLYCDGGCSYMGYNADKSTSRGSMYLSTQAASPYCNFHYQLNITANNSMDGKLTVVLQGSKGNTDAISLTPNEEVLSNGNTMTKFFTTNKDIGNVTAVALRYDKTANLLLGWAYPNAWSLMGLSLLEAEKHRMDQFCAYGKSVQNHGATSFGMMGTC